One Nitrospina watsonii DNA segment encodes these proteins:
- a CDS encoding response regulator, translated as MDSSTKNIKILVADDHPIFRQGIHRAFSAIKDMEVVEEAINGAEMLQKVRARKVDLVLLDITMEGEWSLEYMKQLKEEFPDLPVVVVSVYPEEHFAMRYLKAGASGYVTKESPLDILINAIRKVAGGGKFLSPEYMEKLTFNFNGFDKQPHEYLTDREFEVFCLLSGGKSLTEIAQKLCLSVKTVSTHRTHILQKMNMKTNSELTQYALLNRLL; from the coding sequence ATGGACTCCTCAACAAAGAATATAAAAATACTGGTGGCGGACGACCATCCTATTTTCCGCCAGGGCATTCATCGTGCCTTTTCCGCAATCAAGGATATGGAAGTTGTGGAAGAAGCGATCAATGGCGCCGAGATGCTGCAAAAAGTGCGCGCCCGCAAGGTGGATCTCGTATTGCTGGACATCACCATGGAGGGGGAGTGGAGCCTTGAATACATGAAGCAGTTGAAGGAAGAGTTTCCCGATCTGCCCGTGGTGGTGGTCAGCGTGTACCCGGAAGAACATTTTGCCATGCGTTATCTCAAGGCCGGCGCTTCCGGTTATGTCACGAAGGAAAGCCCGCTGGATATCCTCATCAATGCCATTCGTAAGGTGGCTGGAGGCGGCAAGTTCCTGAGCCCGGAATATATGGAGAAGTTGACCTTCAACTTTAATGGCTTCGACAAGCAGCCTCACGAATATCTGACGGACCGCGAGTTCGAAGTGTTTTGTCTGCTTTCCGGCGGCAAATCCCTGACCGAGATCGCGCAAAAGCTGTGCCTCAGTGTTAAAACCGTAAGTACGCACCGGACGCATATTTTGCAGAAAATGAATATGAAGACAAATTCTGAACTCACACAGTACGCATTGCTGAATAGACTCCTTTAG